The genomic DNA AAAACAAGCTTAGGAGGTTCTGTGGGTTGACTCAACTGGTCCTCATTTGGTGTCAAACACACAGTCTCTGTGACCGGCTGTGACAGGACTTCAGAAACTGTGGACTCAAGAGGCTTGACCCCCTTTTCTTCTGGATTATGTATATGCTGTTCCAAAGTCCCTTTGGGTTCTAATTCTTCCTTTCTAGCTTCCTCCTTCGGCTTGGATTCCTTTGACTGAAGTTCTCCATCATCCCCAAAACATACAAATGACCTCGTCTGAATGGGAACCTGACTGGGTGAAAACCTCCGTAGCCGAGGAAGACTATCCACAGACCGAGGGGGTGTCAGTGTTCGATTCAACGgtgttatttttaattcatttggcCTGGGAGTCCTTTgatttttaacagaaaaagatGTGCTCTTCCTGTTCAAAGACTGTGGGGAAGGGTGAGCAGGACGAGGGGAGTCTGATGAGAAGGGAGCAAGGGCCGATGACAGGCCTGCCTGCCTAGGCCTAAAATCTCGAATCTGCTtctggggagagggctggggcGGTGAGACCACCCAGGACTGCTGCTCTCGCATCTGCATTAACATCTCCTGCTGAAGGGACAAGCGCTGCATTTCTTGCTGTAGGAAATGCAGAGATGAATTCAGCTTTTCAATGGACTTTGTGTACTCTAAAATCTCCCCTTCGTTTAGAGTTTCTTCTGAGGGGCTTGCGAGGTGCCACTGCTTCTCAGGGCCAGCAGGTGCTGCTGGGGACTTCAGCCACCTGGCCTGAGGGCTCTCCACGCTCTCCTTCAGATCCGCCAGAGACTTGCTCCTCTGTCCGTGAGCTTTCTGTGACTCTTTTTCCTCTGCCCGTTCAGCGTACACTTTCCCATCTTCTGCACCAGCTGCTTCCTCTCGAAGAGGGGAAATcccatcccctttcttcttcacaaCAGTAAGGAATGCTGTCCTTCCCATCTTCTGCCTCTGCTTAGTAAAAGCagcctccattttctttttctgggctTCAATAGCGCGCCTCTTTTCTTCTAGTTTCATCCTAAGATGGACCATCTCTGAGGCCAACAGCTGGGTCGCGTCCCGTCCTTGCGGAAGGCCTGTTTCTTCTGGAACTTGGGCCCAGGCCACCATGTGAGGGATATTGAGTTCAGAGCCCTCTGGCGTAGTTTTCTGAGAGCTGCTTCCACTGCTCTTTCCGTCGGTATGATTCAGTTTCCTGAATTTCTGTTCGGCAAAGCTGGTCATCTTAACCCCAGAACTAGAGGACGCACTGCTACCCGGCTGAGACTTGGTGCTCACAGTGCTGGGACAGGGGCTCAAAGCCTCCCTGGGGTTGGTGCTATGCAGATCGTAATCCGGAAGAAACTTGGAGGCATCGTCCATGTCAGAGTCCAAGCTTACAGTATAATCTCTCAGAGAAGAATCTTCATCCATAGTTTCAGGAATATCTTCTGAAGGAACGTGAATTCCAGTGTCTACTTCAGTGTTGTCAGTTATGGGACTCAAGGCACCTTTTGTATCAGTCATGTCATCAGGACTAACTTGATTTAGCTTGATATTTGAATTTAGGATACTCATTTCCTGGCTATGAAGAAAGAAGCCATTAGCCATTGGGTCTAGCTGGGGTGTATGGGGAGATTTTTCAGTATCATGAATTATCTGCAGTGCTTCTTCAATGCTGGGTGTCTCAATCTGATTGCCAaactcatccagaaacaccctgtTTTGTAAAGCTCCATTAGGAAGCTTGTAATGAGTATTCGCATTAGAATTCAGTTCGTTTGTATTCAGGGGCACATAGGATCTGAAGTCACCATGAGAGCCCATAGTCAGTTCTTCTTCAATGCCTTCTGCTTCCTcttctccatttactggtttgaaGGACAGATTTTTCCTAATGTTTTTAGGTACACAATTGTTGTTCAGAGTGAGTCCTTCATTGCTAATAGAACGAGTGATTCCTCGGTTTGGCATGGGTTTCTGTACAGTATTTTCTTTATcaaaagaaatatcaaatgaAACTCCATGAACTGATgatctaaaaaaaatttaaagagaaaatccTTAAATAATCCCAGAAAGGAAACTTTTTATATTACTGAACAATTCCAATATATTTGAAATCATACTTCCTTGCCTCCTCCATTTCTCACGACCACGCTGCCCTCCAGGGACGGCCGGGCTCTCAGGCTCCCTTTTACATCTGGCTCCTTTGACCTGACATCTGCCTATGTTTCCCTATTCAAATCTAGGTACTACCTGAAAGTCTATTGTAATCTGgctgacaattaaaaaaaagaaagagaaaatgagcatTGTTTGATAATGTGAATATATTGAAAGTAACTCTCTGTTTACCTTTTCTCTTTGGGCCATGTCCCTATGAAGCCATCAACATAAGACATAGATGAAGACCGTCTAATTCCACcttcaaattcaaaaaagaagTCAATCCATGTAAAAAATTTAACATAGCAGATTTTTACAGAGTTGAGGATTCATTAACAACACTAAAGATTAAGTAGGTACATATGGAGAAACAgattattttattaagaaaagcaagcacagaaaaatacatttagTATGTACATAACAATTTCAAAAAAAGGATTGGATAGTTTTGTTTACTTGTAATTTTTCTCAATCATTTCCCAGTTAACCTATTTAAATAGCATTTCCTAagctttttcaaatatattacctGAGGCTGAAGAATGAACCTGGGGACGTGAATGTCTAGAAGGCAAATGATGATGAGTGTGTGTAAATATGGCTCTTTCCCCActgcaatgtaaaaaaaaaaaatttgttatgTTTTAGctctttaatataaattttacataGAATAGCTGAAATCAGAAACAACACTATCACTTCTGATTCtccaccttaataaaaaaaaagagagagcataATATATTGTTTAACCAAAGAGCAGCTAtgattatatagatatatatgtacttGATGTCTTCTAGCCAAAAAGCCTGAAATACTTTCATATACATCTCAATGTCCTTGCAAGAGTAAGATATggcacatttttttcattttacaaatagaaaAACTAAGAAACAAAGAAGTTAAATGCAAGTTGTCAGTTTGACATATTTTAGTCAAACTGAAATCTCTAAAAACCACCGGTGTTATAAAACCTTGTTAGAAGATGCTGGCAGCCTTGCTCTTTGTGGACATCTGTCTGTACATTTCTTAACAGTTGCACTAAGATTAATACAGTGAGCTATACCTAGGAGATGCCCGTAAGGTATGAAACTTTCCTCTTATTTAACTCCACCCTATTCCAATTAATGCAGGAGATTAGATAGTCTGTTTTTCAAATTCTAATGAATTTGGCCAGAATTTGATTTCTGTGTGTGGGATTGGGCCTCATGGCCTGCCGTGTAGCCAAGTGAAGAAGCTAAGCATCCCCGCCCGCGATGGGTTGAGAATAACTTGGGTGGCGGGATGTGCATGGTGGCCCCTTCAGCTCTGTCAACGACAGTACCTTTCAGTCAATGTAAACTGAGACAATAAGCCAGTCAaccaaagaattcaaagtaaacacTGATGATGTATTCTATGTAACGAAAGCTTAATTAGAGAGCTTTTCTAAAAGCAACATCCCTGAAAAAAACTGTGACTATGCTCTGTCCAAGAAAATGCTGTCTGCTTTTGTGTGCCCTTCCCCCTGAACTGCACATCGAACCTCCCCTCCATTGCTTTTGCAGTCATTTGTCAGAGTGCTCACACTGCTCCCCATCATGTGCGTTTCTATTATCCCTCCTTCTAAAACCATTTCCAGTTCTTACTTCCCTTACATCTATGACAGGAGGGTAATCCTGAATACATGCAGGttagtaattaaaatatattcacatttttcttcttccccagataATGGCTAGTGTTGTAAATTCCTCCTAATCGCTTTACTCCCATATCCGCATAGAAGACTATGATCTGGGGTAACTCCCGAGTAGGCCAGTAGGCTTGTGTCTGGAGCCGCTGCTGTcttcttcctttgcttttttcCCTCATAAGATCATTATTTTGGTGTAATAACATCGGTAGGTGTAACTGCATTATTCTCAGGAGAAGCAGAAATTCTTGACTCCTTCCTTAAAAGTTCTACAATGGGAGAACTACCATGCACCACACAGATGCTTATAGGAATGAGAGGACTACTGGGATCCTAGAATTGGTGGCTGCACAAGGAAAAGAATTTAGAAATCCACCTGGGTTACAGAAATTGTTCTACtaggaaaaatgggaaaagatagCCATTCAGATGTCTGAGAGACAGGAAAGAGTCTCCTAAAGGAGTTTACAACATTTTCCAGTGTCAGAAATGTGGAAGATTGTCCACTCAGGTTCCTAGAAGTAAGAATTACAGAATAATCTACATTTCAAGTAGAAAGTTTCAGAGTTTTTAGTGGTTTAACAGTGTAAGAGTTACAACCCAGAATACTGGGTGTTTCCTAAATTTTCAAGGAAGTAAATGTCATTATGTAGACAACTCAGGAAAGTGCTGAGGAAGTAAATAGAAAAAAGTTTCCcatgagagaaacagagagaagctCCTAGATCAGTAATATTCtaatttaatctctctgtgcttaTGGAATAGAAAACTTACCAGAAGTAGTAAGAAAATGCATAGCAGCAAATCAGAGGGTAAGGAAAGGAAATGCTCTGCAGACATCAGGAAGTGCCGAGGGAAGCCGGACGGCAGTGAGAGCACCACCAGGCGTGTCACACCCCCGGTTTCACGCTCCTTAGCAAGTGCTTGAAAGAGAAACTTCCTAAATGTGAGGAGTGGGTGACGCCTCAGCCCAAGTTCACATTTTCATGTAAAGTCAAGAACTCACAGCAAGTACTTTCAAtttcttactcatttttaaattgtatttttaatggaTCTGCTTGAACTTCTAAAAAACCACAAAATACATCGATTTTAAACTTGAAGAAATCAGATTAGGGAGTCCAAAAtcaatataaattttagattCTAATAAATACACATGAAAAACTACAGGATCTgctggaaaacatttttaaactaaTGTCTCTATTGTATACTTGGGTCAGGGTTATCTTGATAttaaatttttactttgttttaaattcaGTTCCTGATATTAAGAACTAAAGCCTTAGAGATTCAGTATCACCATAAATATCCTATTGAGATTACTCTACAGTTAAAgtaaccaacaaacaaaaaagcagggAAAACTGCCTCAAAGATTAAAAATCCTacgaaaaattaaaaatccaagtAGAATTAAAATATCTCCCCCTTGAGGCCTAAGAGTTACCTATTACTTAAGCAGTTCTCAACTGTAAACAAGTTATGCAACAAGTTCGAGCTTAGGCTGGTTATTTAGACCTTAGAATATTCTTCCACTTCTCAGTGTGATTCATAAAATCCTATTATGAAACATGAATTTCAGTATAAATTTCCATTATATTTAAGTCAAAACAGACTTTAACAGGGTAAGTTAGTTAAAACTTACTTAGTCCGAAGTccatctgaaatttaaaaatgtctaaTACAATACGATTTTCTCTTGATTTCATTAGTAAATAGAAAGGAAACAGTGAAAATGGAGCCACTCTGGAATCTACCTTGAAGTGAAGTCAGGACTACAGGAACTGTCAAGCACGTTTGTTGTGGCAGCGTTCGCGACAGGAACTGAAGGCATATCGTCCACAGATTCAGCTACAGTAAAAGATAAAAACCTAAGTATTACATATCTAGCATGTTTC from Manis pentadactyla isolate mManPen7 chromosome 9, mManPen7.hap1, whole genome shotgun sequence includes the following:
- the CAMSAP2 gene encoding calmodulin-regulated spectrin-associated protein 2 isoform X3; its protein translation is MGDAADPREARKTFIVPAIKPFDHYDFSRAKIACNLAWLVAKAFGTENVPEELGEPFYTDQYDQEHIKPPVVNLLLSAELYCRAGSLILKSDAAKPLLGHDAVIQALAQKGLYVTDQEKLVTERDLHKKPIQMSAHLAMIDTLMMAYTVEMVSIEKVIACAQQYSAFFQATDLPYDIEDAVMYWINKVNEHLKDIMEQEQKLKEHHTVEAPGGQKARYRKEQTLLKQLPCIPLVENLLKDGADGCALAALIHFYCPGVVRLEDICLKETMSLADSLYNLQLIQEFCQEYLNQCCHFTLEDMLYAASSIKSNYLVFMAELFWWFEVVKPSFVQPRVVHPQGAESVDDMPSVPVANAATTNVLDSSCSPDFTSSGERAIFTHTHHHLPSRHSRPQVHSSASGGIRRSSSMSYVDGFIGTWPKEKRSSVHGVSFDISFDKENTVQKPMPNRGITRSISNEGLTLNNNCVPKNIRKNLSFKPVNGEEEAEGIEEELTMGSHGDFRSYVPLNTNELNSNANTHYKLPNGALQNRVFLDEFGNQIETPSIEEALQIIHDTEKSPHTPQLDPMANGFFLHSQEMSILNSNIKLNQVSPDDMTDTKGALSPITDNTEVDTGIHVPSEDIPETMDEDSSLRDYTVSLDSDMDDASKFLPDYDLHSTNPREALSPCPSTVSTKSQPGSSASSSSGVKMTSFAEQKFRKLNHTDGKSSGSSSQKTTPEGSELNIPHMVAWAQVPEETGLPQGRDATQLLASEMVHLRMKLEEKRRAIEAQKKKMEAAFTKQRQKMGRTAFLTVVKKKGDGISPLREEAAGAEDGKVYAERAEEKESQKAHGQRSKSLADLKESVESPQARWLKSPAAPAGPEKQWHLASPSEETLNEGEILEYTKSIEKLNSSLHFLQQEMQRLSLQQEMLMQMREQQSWVVSPPQPSPQKQIRDFRPRQAGLSSALAPFSSDSPRPAHPSPQSLNRKSTSFSVKNQRTPRPNELKITPLNRTLTPPRSVDSLPRLRRFSPSQVPIQTRSFVCFGDDGELQSKESKPKEEARKEELEPKGTLEQHIHNPEEKGVKPLESTVSEVLSQPVTETVCLTPNEDQLSQPTEPPKLVFPPTAPKNVNLIEVSLSDLKPPEKADVSAEKYDGESDKEQLDDDQKVCCGFFFKDDQKAENDMAMKRAALLEKRLRREKETQLRKQQLEAEMEHRKEETRRKTEEERQKKEDEKARREFIRQEYMRRKQLKLMEDMDTVIKPRPQIAKQKKQRPKSIHRDHIESPKTPIKGPPGSRIYRVFSVSSLSLASLNTGDNESVHSGKRTPRSESVEGFLSPSRCGSRNGEKDWENASTTSSVASGTEYTGPKLYKEPSAKSNKHIIQNALAHCCLAGKVNEGQKKKILEEMEKSDANNFLILFRDSGCQFRSLYTYCPETEEINKLTGIGPKSITKKMIEGLYKYNSDRKQFSHIPAKTLSASVDAITIHSHLWQTKRPVTPKKLLPTKA
- the CAMSAP2 gene encoding calmodulin-regulated spectrin-associated protein 2 isoform X4, yielding MGDAADPREARKTFIVPAIKPFDHYDFSRAKIACNLAWLVAKAFGTENVPEELGEPFYTDQYDQEHIKPPVVNLLLSAELYCRAGSLILKSDAAKPLLGHDAVIQALAQKGLYVTDQEKLVTERDLHKKPIQMSAHLAMIDTLMMAYTVEMVSIEKVIACAQQYSAFFQATDLPYDIEDAVMYWINKVNEHLKDIMEQEQKLKEHHTVEAPGGQKARYRKEQTLLKQLPCIPLVENLLKDGADGCALAALIHFYCPGVVRLEDICLKETMSLADSLYNLQLIQEFCQEYLNQCCHFTLEDMLYAASSIKSNYLVFMAELFWWFEVVKPSFVQPRVVHPQGAESVDDMPSVPVANAATTNVLDSSCSPDFTSSGERAIFTHTHHHLPSRHSRPQVHSSASGGIRRSSSMSYVDGFIGTWPKEKRSSVHGVSFDISFDKENTVQKPMPNRGITRSISNEGLTLNNNCVPKNIRKNLSFKPVNGEEEAEGIEEELTMGSHGDFRSYVPLNTNELNSNANTHYKLPNGALQNRVFLDEFGNQIETPSIEEALQIIHDTEKSPHTPQLDPMANGFFLHSQEMSILNSNIKLNQVSPDDMTDTKGALSPITDNTEVDTGIHVPSEDIPETMDEDSSLRDYTVSLDSDMDDASKFLPDYDLHSTNPREALSPCPSTVSTKSQPGSSASSSSGVKMTSFAEQKFRKLNHTDGKSSGSSSQKTTPEGSELNIPHMVAWAQVPEETGLPQGRDATQLLASEMVHLRMKLEEKRRAIEAQKKKMEAAFTKQRQKMGRTAFLTVVKKKGDGISPLREEAAGAEDGKVYAERAEEKESQKAHGQRSKSLADLKESVESPQARWLKSPAAPAGPEKQWHLASPSEETLNEGEILEYTKSIEKLNSSLHFLQQEMQRLSLQQEMLMQMREQQSWVVSPPQPSPQKQIRDFRPRQAGLSSALAPFSSDSPRPAHPSPQSLNRKSTSFSVKNQRTPRPNELKITPLNRTLTPPRSVDSLPRLRRFSPSQVPIQTRSFVCFGDDGELQSKESKPKEEARKEELEPKGTLEQHIHNPEEKGVKPLESTVSEVLSQPVTETVCLTPNEDQLSQPTEPPKLVFPPTAPKNVNLIEVSLSDLKPPEKADVSAEKYDGESDKEQLDDDQKVCCGFFFKDDQKAENDMAMKRAALLEKRLRREKETQLRKQQLEAEMEHRKEETRRKTEEERQKKEDEKARREFIRQEYMRRKQLKLMEDMDTVIKPRPQIAKQKKQRPKSIHRDHIESPKTPIKGPPVSSLSLASLNTGDNESVHSGKRTPRSESVEGFLSPSRCGSRNGEKDWENASTTSSVASGTEYTGPKLYKEPSAKSNKHIIQNALAHCCLAGKVNEGQKKKILEEMEKSDANNFLILFRDSGCQFRSLYTYCPETEEINKLTGIGPKSITKKMIEGLYKYNSDRKQFSHIPAKTLSASVDAITIHSHLWQTKRPVTPKKLLPTKA
- the CAMSAP2 gene encoding calmodulin-regulated spectrin-associated protein 2 isoform X2 codes for the protein MGDAADPREARKTFIVPAIKPFDHYDFSRAKIACNLAWLVAKAFGTENVPEELGEPFYTDQYDQEHIKPPVVNLLLSAELYCRAGSLILKSDAAKPLLGHDAVIQALAQKGLYVTDQEKLVTERDLHKKPIQMSAHLAMIDTLMMAYTVEMVSIEKVIACAQQYSAFFQATDLPYDIEDAVMYWINKVNEHLKDIMEQEQKLKEHHTVEAPGGQKSPSKWFWKLVPARYRKEQTLLKQLPCIPLVENLLKDGADGCALAALIHFYCPGVVRLEDICLKETMSLADSLYNLQLIQEFCQEYLNQCCHFTLEDMLYAASSIKSNYLVFMAELFWWFEVVKPSFVQPRVVHPQGAESVDDMPSVPVANAATTNVLDSSCSPDFTSSGERAIFTHTHHHLPSRHSRPQVHSSASGGIRRSSSMSYVDGFIGTWPKEKRSSVHGVSFDISFDKENTVQKPMPNRGITRSISNEGLTLNNNCVPKNIRKNLSFKPVNGEEEAEGIEEELTMGSHGDFRSYVPLNTNELNSNANTHYKLPNGALQNRVFLDEFGNQIETPSIEEALQIIHDTEKSPHTPQLDPMANGFFLHSQEMSILNSNIKLNQVSPDDMTDTKGALSPITDNTEVDTGIHVPSEDIPETMDEDSSLRDYTVSLDSDMDDASKFLPDYDLHSTNPREALSPCPSTVSTKSQPGSSASSSSGVKMTSFAEQKFRKLNHTDGKSSGSSSQKTTPEGSELNIPHMVAWAQVPEETGLPQGRDATQLLASEMVHLRMKLEEKRRAIEAQKKKMEAAFTKQRQKMGRTAFLTVVKKKGDGISPLREEAAGAEDGKVYAERAEEKESQKAHGQRSKSLADLKESVESPQARWLKSPAAPAGPEKQWHLASPSEETLNEGEILEYTKSIEKLNSSLHFLQQEMQRLSLQQEMLMQMREQQSWVVSPPQPSPQKQIRDFRPRQAGLSSALAPFSSDSPRPAHPSPQSLNRKSTSFSVKNQRTPRPNELKITPLNRTLTPPRSVDSLPRLRRFSPSQVPIQTRSFVCFGDDGELQSKESKPKEEARKEELEPKGTLEQHIHNPEEKGVKPLESTVSEVLSQPVTETVCLTPNEDQLSQPTEPPKLVFPPTAPKNVNLIEVSLSDLKPPEKADVSAEKYDGESDKEQLDDDQKVCCGFFFKDDQKAENDMAMKRAALLEKRLRREKETQLRKQQLEAEMEHRKEETRRKTEEERQKKEDEKARREFIRQEYMRRKQLKLMEDMDTVIKPRPQIAKQKKQRPKSIHRDHIESPKTPIKGPPVSSLSLASLNTGDNESVHSGKRTPRSESVEGFLSPSRCGSRNGEKDWENASTTSSVASGTEYTGPKLYKEPSAKSNKHIIQNALAHCCLAGKVNEGQKKKILEEMEKSDANNFLILFRDSGCQFRSLYTYCPETEEINKLTGIGPKSITKKMIEGLYKYNSDRKQFSHIPAKTLSASVDAITIHSHLWQTKRPVTPKKLLPTKA
- the CAMSAP2 gene encoding calmodulin-regulated spectrin-associated protein 2 isoform X1; the protein is MGDAADPREARKTFIVPAIKPFDHYDFSRAKIACNLAWLVAKAFGTENVPEELGEPFYTDQYDQEHIKPPVVNLLLSAELYCRAGSLILKSDAAKPLLGHDAVIQALAQKGLYVTDQEKLVTERDLHKKPIQMSAHLAMIDTLMMAYTVEMVSIEKVIACAQQYSAFFQATDLPYDIEDAVMYWINKVNEHLKDIMEQEQKLKEHHTVEAPGGQKSPSKWFWKLVPARYRKEQTLLKQLPCIPLVENLLKDGADGCALAALIHFYCPGVVRLEDICLKETMSLADSLYNLQLIQEFCQEYLNQCCHFTLEDMLYAASSIKSNYLVFMAELFWWFEVVKPSFVQPRVVHPQGAESVDDMPSVPVANAATTNVLDSSCSPDFTSSGERAIFTHTHHHLPSRHSRPQVHSSASGGIRRSSSMSYVDGFIGTWPKEKRSSVHGVSFDISFDKENTVQKPMPNRGITRSISNEGLTLNNNCVPKNIRKNLSFKPVNGEEEAEGIEEELTMGSHGDFRSYVPLNTNELNSNANTHYKLPNGALQNRVFLDEFGNQIETPSIEEALQIIHDTEKSPHTPQLDPMANGFFLHSQEMSILNSNIKLNQVSPDDMTDTKGALSPITDNTEVDTGIHVPSEDIPETMDEDSSLRDYTVSLDSDMDDASKFLPDYDLHSTNPREALSPCPSTVSTKSQPGSSASSSSGVKMTSFAEQKFRKLNHTDGKSSGSSSQKTTPEGSELNIPHMVAWAQVPEETGLPQGRDATQLLASEMVHLRMKLEEKRRAIEAQKKKMEAAFTKQRQKMGRTAFLTVVKKKGDGISPLREEAAGAEDGKVYAERAEEKESQKAHGQRSKSLADLKESVESPQARWLKSPAAPAGPEKQWHLASPSEETLNEGEILEYTKSIEKLNSSLHFLQQEMQRLSLQQEMLMQMREQQSWVVSPPQPSPQKQIRDFRPRQAGLSSALAPFSSDSPRPAHPSPQSLNRKSTSFSVKNQRTPRPNELKITPLNRTLTPPRSVDSLPRLRRFSPSQVPIQTRSFVCFGDDGELQSKESKPKEEARKEELEPKGTLEQHIHNPEEKGVKPLESTVSEVLSQPVTETVCLTPNEDQLSQPTEPPKLVFPPTAPKNVNLIEVSLSDLKPPEKADVSAEKYDGESDKEQLDDDQKVCCGFFFKDDQKAENDMAMKRAALLEKRLRREKETQLRKQQLEAEMEHRKEETRRKTEEERQKKEDEKARREFIRQEYMRRKQLKLMEDMDTVIKPRPQIAKQKKQRPKSIHRDHIESPKTPIKGPPGSRIYRVFSVSSLSLASLNTGDNESVHSGKRTPRSESVEGFLSPSRCGSRNGEKDWENASTTSSVASGTEYTGPKLYKEPSAKSNKHIIQNALAHCCLAGKVNEGQKKKILEEMEKSDANNFLILFRDSGCQFRSLYTYCPETEEINKLTGIGPKSITKKMIEGLYKYNSDRKQFSHIPAKTLSASVDAITIHSHLWQTKRPVTPKKLLPTKA